TCCTGCCCATCGCGGTGAAGAGATCAGTGCGGGGGTGATGGAGGGCTCCGCCAGTCGGATCTTCGATCAGGCAGAAAATCGCTTGCATGCGCAACAAGCTTTGTTAGCGGCCTTGCTTGGTGGACTTTAGGCAATGATGCAAAATTCTTCGGTCATTTTAGAAAGCTAAATCCTGAACTTGAATCCGTTGATTCGTTATCGTTATATTGAGTGTTTAATGCTTGCCCCTTGATTGTAAATGATTCGCAAATTTGTTTCGTGTTTCAGAAGCTGATTTGTGGCCTTTTTGGACTGGTCGAATTAAGATAAAATCGCGATTATTTGAAGTGGCTTACGCGATAAAGTCAGAGTATTTGGATCCATAGCAATTACGGCATGAGTTCGCCCCTGCTCGCAACCCATTGATTTGAGTCGTGACAATTAATGCAGCCCGCCACGCCACCAGCTACGTGTTCAAGCTCTTTTTCGCTCAGCAGGCTTATTTTATCAGCAGTGAATTCATGACCATGTTCTTTAGCGATGTTTATTACTTCATGAGGTGATTGAGCGGCTTTGAGCTTCTCTTGAAGATTGGAATTGCCTTTGGCTTTGGCGAGGAAGGCCCTGAGTTGTTCTAGGGACATTAGTGATTGCGCGATGGTGAAGTTATCGATTTTATTTGGAGGCATTCGTTGATTATTTTTTCATAATCGACTCTTTGACTTGCATCATTCTTGCGGCACCACCGCCACTGATCCCTTTCAGTTCTTCATCAGACAGCTTAACGATGCCTCTGAGTTCTTCCTTTGACAGCTTTTTGCTGTCCTTGTTGGCTTGTTCTTCAGTCATTAGGATCCTGTGCTGTGTTCAGTGGTCATAGCAACGGTCTGCAGGTCGCACAGAATCAACTTAGACTGTATGAGTAAACTCAGTGCTTGTCGGAGTTGGACACT
Above is a window of Synechococcus sp. BIOS-E4-1 DNA encoding:
- a CDS encoding Nif11-like leader peptide family natural product precursor, with the translated sequence MSLEQLRAFLAKAKGNSNLQEKLKAAQSPHEVINIAKEHGHEFTADKISLLSEKELEHVAGGVAGCINCHDSNQWVASRGELMP